A stretch of the Malus domestica chromosome 08, GDT2T_hap1 genome encodes the following:
- the LOC139198100 gene encoding uncharacterized protein, which produces MSMLRHPQNNGQAEASNKTILDSLKKSISDKKGKWPDEIPSVLWAYRTTKRRATSETSFYLAYGSKAIIHPNVMVPNISTVLPNLEQNEKEMATNLDLVEEEREKVITRIVTY; this is translated from the coding sequence ATGTCCATGCTCCGGCATCCGCAAAACAATGGGCAGGCTGAGGCGTCTAATAAGACCATCCTCGACAGCCTCAAGAAGTCCATCTCAGATAAGAAGGGCAAGTGGCCAGACGAGATCCCCAGTGTTCTATGGGcgtatcgcaccaccaaaagacgagcaaccagCGAAACTTCATTCTACCTGGCGTATGGCTCTAAAGCGATCATTCATCCCAACGTCATGGTGCCAAACATTAGCACTGTACTACCGAATTTAGAGCAGAACGagaaggagatggccacaaacttAGACCTAGTAGAGGAAGAACGCGAAAAGGTTATCACCCGCATTGTGACCTATTAG